The proteins below are encoded in one region of Methanobacterium aggregans:
- a CDS encoding NAD(P)/FAD-dependent oxidoreductase: MEEHDIIIVGAGPAGLTAGIYVGREGLNATILEKGVTGGNANMAPLVANFPGFKSITGAKFLKRIAEQAEMYIDLHEHEEITKIHKTDDRILLTTNKGEYSAKALIICSGTTYRKLGIKGEDEFIGKGISFCSICDGMFFKGKDVFVVGGGNSAAEHALHLKDIGCNVKIVHRRDELRAQKYLQDRIHAEGIPIIWNSVLTEMKGETFLKSVVIHNRETEVDEEVEVAGVFLAVGEEPNSKLATVIGVDVDELGYIITDKNQRTNIPHVYAAGDVTGGVQQLVVACGEGAVAAVNAYQSLKIHKN, from the coding sequence ATGGAAGAACATGACATTATAATAGTGGGTGCAGGACCTGCAGGCCTCACAGCAGGCATATATGTTGGTAGGGAAGGGTTGAATGCAACGATTCTAGAAAAGGGAGTTACTGGAGGAAATGCTAATATGGCACCACTGGTTGCAAACTTTCCGGGGTTTAAATCTATAACTGGCGCAAAATTTTTAAAAAGGATAGCTGAGCAAGCAGAAATGTACATAGACCTTCATGAACATGAGGAAATAACAAAGATTCATAAAACCGATGATAGGATATTATTAACCACAAATAAAGGTGAATATTCTGCTAAAGCCCTGATTATCTGCTCTGGAACTACTTACAGAAAATTGGGAATAAAGGGTGAGGATGAGTTTATAGGCAAGGGAATATCATTCTGCTCAATATGTGATGGAATGTTCTTCAAAGGAAAAGATGTTTTTGTTGTTGGAGGGGGCAACTCTGCGGCAGAACATGCACTGCACCTTAAGGACATAGGATGTAACGTGAAAATCGTGCACAGAAGGGACGAGTTAAGAGCCCAGAAATACTTGCAGGATAGAATACATGCTGAAGGAATACCCATCATTTGGAACTCAGTTTTAACTGAGATGAAGGGGGAAACTTTTTTAAAAAGTGTTGTAATCCATAACAGGGAAACAGAAGTTGATGAAGAGGTTGAAGTTGCTGGTGTATTTTTAGCTGTGGGGGAGGAACCTAACAGTAAACTTGCAACTGTTATAGGAGTTGATGTGGATGAACTAGGGTACATCATCACAGATAAAAACCAGAGAACAAACATCCCCCATGTATACGCGGCAGGGGATGTTACAGGAGGAGTGCAACAGCTTGTAGTGGCCTGTGGAGAGGGGGCAGTTGCAGCTGTGAATGCTTATCAAAGTCTTAAAATTCATAAAAATTAA
- a CDS encoding exodeoxyribonuclease III: MEKIRILSWNVNGIRAVHKKGFREWFEGENPDILCVQETKATRKQVPRDIREFDGYQTYFCEAERKGYSGVALYTRIKPEKVEYGFGIDKFDLEGRTIIADYGDFVLFNIYFPNGKMSPERLRYKMEFYDAFLEHAEKLKAEGKNIVVCGDVNTAHKEIDLARPKENEKISGFLPEERAWMDKFLATGYTDTLREFNHGEGQYTWWSYRTRARERNVGWRLDYFFVNREFMPNVVDAFILSEVMGSDHCPVGVEIQLDGLD; this comes from the coding sequence ATGGAAAAGATCAGAATTCTATCATGGAACGTTAACGGAATAAGGGCTGTTCATAAGAAGGGATTTCGTGAATGGTTTGAGGGTGAAAACCCAGATATCCTGTGTGTGCAGGAGACCAAAGCCACAAGAAAACAGGTACCGCGTGATATAAGGGAATTTGATGGTTACCAGACCTACTTCTGCGAGGCCGAGAGGAAAGGATACAGCGGAGTGGCCCTTTACACGCGTATAAAACCTGAAAAAGTGGAATACGGATTTGGAATCGATAAATTCGACCTTGAAGGAAGAACCATCATTGCAGACTACGGAGATTTTGTACTCTTCAACATATACTTTCCCAACGGTAAAATGTCCCCAGAGAGGCTTCGTTACAAGATGGAATTCTACGATGCCTTCCTTGAACATGCAGAGAAACTCAAAGCAGAGGGTAAAAACATAGTTGTCTGTGGTGATGTGAACACGGCCCATAAAGAGATAGACCTGGCCAGGCCAAAGGAAAACGAGAAGATATCAGGTTTCTTACCCGAGGAAAGAGCATGGATGGATAAATTCCTGGCAACAGGTTACACTGATACTTTAAGGGAGTTCAACCATGGTGAGGGACAGTACACATGGTGGAGTTACAGAACCAGAGCAAGGGAGCGGAATGTTGGCTGGCGCCTGGACTACTTCTTCGTGAACAGAGAATTCATGCCCAATGTGGTTGATGCATTCATACTCTCAGAGGTTATGGGTTCAGACCACTGTCCAGTGGGTGTTGAAATCCAATTGGATGGCCTGGATTAA
- a CDS encoding DUF998 domain-containing protein → MIQETQNLKFQIIRFTGIAAVLIMAIFMIAAAAKFSGQLNPLENWISDLGSSFYNPHGAFLFNLGSVIAGSLFLIFCSHINVTYASAVCSKRVLLYSQISGLASGFSLVMVGLFSEDIPSLHGLFSATFFISSLLFLILMNYNLRKDLKLKKLAFYGVIPILMDSLLVIFYMLNRNLPTPIFEWLTGISYAFWILLLAYHSPNSNP, encoded by the coding sequence TTGATTCAAGAAACTCAAAACTTGAAGTTCCAGATCATACGTTTTACAGGGATAGCTGCAGTGCTCATCATGGCCATTTTCATGATCGCAGCAGCCGCAAAATTCTCAGGTCAACTCAACCCCCTTGAAAACTGGATAAGCGACCTTGGAAGCAGCTTTTACAATCCCCATGGGGCATTTCTCTTCAACCTTGGATCTGTGATTGCAGGATCTCTTTTTCTCATATTCTGTTCCCACATCAACGTAACCTATGCCAGTGCCGTCTGCAGTAAACGAGTTCTATTATACTCACAGATATCTGGACTGGCCTCTGGATTTTCACTCGTAATGGTGGGGCTATTCTCTGAAGACATCCCCTCGTTGCACGGACTCTTTTCAGCCACTTTCTTCATATCCTCACTCCTCTTCCTGATCCTGATGAACTACAACCTCAGAAAAGATCTGAAACTCAAAAAACTGGCTTTCTATGGTGTAATCCCTATTTTAATGGATTCTTTGTTGGTAATATTTTACATGCTAAACAGAAATTTGCCCACTCCAATTTTTGAATGGCTTACAGGGATATCCTATGCATTCTGGATTCTTTTACTTGCATATCACTCTCCAAATTCAAATCCATGA
- a CDS encoding 3-methyl-2-oxobutanoate dehydrogenase subunit VorB: MATQLVKGNTAVIIGAMYAGCDCYFGYPITPATEILHEASKYFPMVGRKFVQAESEEAAINMVYGGASTGHRVMTASSGPGISLKQEGISFLAGAELPCVIVDIVRAGPGLGNIGPEQGDYNQIVKGGGHGNYKNIVLAPNSVQEMCDFTAKAFDLAEKYLNPVIVLADGVLGQMVEPLHFPEKTVKPRIDTSWAVCGNAETKENLVTSIFLDFDQLEDFNYRIQEKYAEMEENEVDFEEYQMEDAEIILVAYGISSRIARSAVELARSQGIKVGLFRPKTLFPFPKHELKKISEERECTFISVEMSNGQMADDIKLAVECKRPVELVNRMGGNLMDRDSIMNKIMETAGKSEYNGSKVGGGD; the protein is encoded by the coding sequence ATGGCAACGCAGCTCGTTAAGGGAAATACGGCCGTTATAATAGGAGCCATGTATGCAGGGTGTGACTGCTACTTCGGATACCCAATAACACCAGCTACGGAGATCCTCCACGAAGCCTCCAAGTACTTCCCAATGGTGGGAAGAAAGTTTGTACAGGCAGAATCAGAGGAAGCAGCAATAAACATGGTTTACGGTGGAGCATCAACAGGCCACAGGGTCATGACAGCATCATCAGGTCCAGGTATCAGCTTAAAACAGGAAGGAATATCATTCCTTGCAGGAGCAGAACTCCCATGTGTTATAGTTGATATTGTAAGGGCAGGTCCAGGTCTGGGAAACATAGGACCTGAACAAGGGGACTACAACCAGATAGTTAAGGGTGGAGGTCATGGAAACTACAAAAACATAGTCCTCGCACCTAACTCTGTCCAGGAGATGTGTGACTTCACAGCCAAGGCCTTCGACCTTGCAGAAAAATATCTCAACCCAGTTATAGTCCTTGCAGATGGAGTTCTCGGGCAGATGGTGGAGCCACTGCACTTCCCTGAAAAAACAGTGAAACCCAGGATAGACACCTCATGGGCTGTCTGTGGTAACGCTGAAACCAAGGAAAACCTTGTAACCTCTATATTCCTTGACTTCGACCAGCTTGAGGATTTCAACTACAGGATACAGGAAAAATATGCTGAGATGGAAGAAAATGAGGTGGACTTCGAGGAGTATCAAATGGAAGATGCTGAAATCATCCTTGTGGCCTATGGAATAAGCAGCAGAATAGCAAGATCTGCAGTTGAACTTGCAAGAAGCCAGGGAATAAAAGTTGGACTCTTCAGACCCAAAACCCTATTCCCATTCCCAAAGCACGAGCTTAAAAAAATATCAGAAGAACGTGAATGTACATTCATATCTGTTGAGATGAGCAACGGCCAGATGGCCGATGACATAAAACTTGCAGTGGAATGCAAACGTCCTGTGGAACTTGTAAACAGAATGGGTGGAAACCTCATGGACAGGGACAGTATAATGAACAAGATAATGGAAACTGCAGGCAAATCAGAATATAATGGAAGTAAAGTTGGAGGAGGTGACTGA
- a CDS encoding 2-oxoacid:acceptor oxidoreductase family protein, which yields MADKTAADNPEIGEKVIGKPKSLLDEFPRKGGSAPTATHYCPGCGHGILHKLIGESIDELGIQDRAIMTSPVGCAVFAYYYFDCGNVQTAHGRAPAVGTGISRAEDDSIVILYQGDGDLASIGLNETIQAANRGEKMAVFFINNTVYGMTGGQMAPTTLIGEKTVTCQEGRDPRFAGYPLHMCELLDNLKAPVFIERVSLSDPSHIRRAKRAVKKALEVQRDGKGYAFVEVLSPCPTNLKQDAEGAENFLNEQMEVEFPLANFRDKIKEIEPLCRDKSDFSRESLDKIFDVESESALEAVDDPDFKNKVVKVSGFGGQGVLSMGLIIAQAACNAQRHVSWYPSYGPEQRGGTSNCTVVISGQTVSSPVVYNYDVLVALNRPSLEKFAERVKKGGVILYDVEIGEFEAPEGVRTIAVPALEIAKKEGVSKAANTAMLGVLMEIASTDLSEDDYKDAIKHTFAKKPKLVPLNVKILEAGAKWAEENL from the coding sequence ATGGCTGACAAAACAGCTGCAGATAATCCTGAAATTGGGGAAAAGGTCATAGGAAAACCCAAATCCCTGCTCGATGAATTTCCAAGAAAAGGAGGCAGCGCACCCACAGCAACCCATTACTGTCCAGGCTGTGGTCATGGAATCCTGCACAAACTCATAGGAGAATCCATAGACGAGCTTGGAATCCAGGACAGAGCCATAATGACCAGTCCAGTGGGATGTGCAGTCTTCGCCTACTACTACTTCGACTGTGGAAACGTCCAGACAGCACATGGAAGGGCACCAGCAGTTGGAACAGGAATATCAAGGGCAGAAGATGATTCTATTGTTATCCTTTACCAGGGAGATGGGGACCTTGCATCCATAGGCCTCAACGAAACCATCCAGGCAGCAAACCGTGGTGAGAAGATGGCTGTCTTCTTCATAAACAACACAGTTTATGGAATGACAGGCGGGCAGATGGCACCAACAACCTTGATAGGTGAAAAAACAGTTACCTGCCAGGAAGGCCGTGACCCAAGATTTGCAGGATACCCCCTTCACATGTGTGAGCTCCTGGACAACCTGAAAGCCCCAGTGTTCATTGAAAGGGTTTCACTTTCAGATCCATCCCACATACGAAGGGCAAAAAGGGCGGTTAAAAAAGCCCTTGAGGTGCAGAGGGATGGAAAGGGCTATGCATTCGTTGAAGTACTATCTCCATGCCCAACCAACCTTAAACAGGATGCAGAGGGTGCTGAGAATTTCTTAAACGAGCAGATGGAAGTGGAATTTCCACTTGCAAACTTCAGGGATAAAATCAAGGAAATTGAGCCTCTTTGCAGAGATAAAAGTGATTTCTCCAGGGAATCCCTTGATAAAATATTCGATGTTGAAAGTGAGAGTGCACTGGAAGCAGTGGATGATCCAGACTTTAAAAACAAAGTTGTTAAGGTTTCAGGGTTTGGAGGTCAAGGTGTTCTAAGTATGGGACTTATAATTGCCCAGGCAGCCTGTAACGCACAGCGTCATGTTTCATGGTACCCTTCATACGGACCAGAACAACGTGGAGGAACATCCAACTGCACAGTGGTCATATCTGGACAAACTGTATCTTCGCCTGTTGTTTACAACTACGATGTTCTCGTGGCCCTGAACAGGCCCTCCCTTGAAAAATTCGCAGAAAGGGTTAAAAAAGGAGGGGTGATACTTTATGATGTGGAGATTGGTGAATTTGAAGCTCCTGAGGGAGTTAGGACAATAGCAGTTCCTGCACTTGAAATTGCCAAAAAAGAGGGAGTTTCCAAAGCTGCAAACACGGCCATGCTAGGTGTTTTAATGGAAATTGCATCCACAGACCTTTCAGAGGATGATTACAAGGATGCAATAAAGCACACCTTCGCCAAAAAACCCAAACTCGTTCCACTCAACGTTAAAATACTTGAAGCGGGGGCAAAATGGGCAGAGGAAAATCTTTAA
- the gatD gene encoding Glu-tRNA(Gln) amidotransferase subunit GatD, whose amino-acid sequence MSYNGVAKQFLESQSISVGDTIRVTKEEISYEGMLLDRAEDADDKHLVLKLPSGYNVGVGIDGAGVELIQRGEKPRIELPPLEVEPDNKKQDISIISTGGTVASVIDYKTGAVHPAFTADDLLRATPELADHANIRGEAILNILSENMKPDYWIKSARSVADEITGGADGVVIAHGTDTMHYTAAALSFMLETPVPVVITGAQRSSDRPSSDAFWNLMASVAAAKSDVAEVTVCMHATEDDSYAYLHRGTKVRKMHTSRRDTFRSINTQPIAKIQENRVKIQPNVDYRKRGETEVELRDELESKVAFIKSYPGISGEILDYHVDKGYKGIVLEGTGLGHCPDYLIPSVERAADSGIPVVMSSQCLYGRVNMNVYSTGRRLVSAGVISAGDMLPETAYVKLIWALGQTDNLEEVRKIMQTNLRGEMEDLSSRDYFLL is encoded by the coding sequence ATGAGTTATAACGGCGTTGCAAAACAATTTTTAGAATCACAGAGTATATCCGTGGGGGATACAATTCGCGTAACCAAGGAAGAGATATCCTACGAGGGAATGCTCCTTGACAGGGCAGAGGATGCAGATGACAAACACCTGGTTTTGAAGCTTCCAAGCGGATACAACGTGGGCGTGGGAATAGACGGAGCAGGAGTGGAACTCATCCAGAGGGGTGAAAAACCAAGGATAGAACTTCCACCCCTTGAAGTGGAACCAGACAACAAAAAACAGGACATATCCATTATATCCACAGGTGGAACAGTTGCATCTGTCATAGACTACAAAACAGGGGCAGTTCACCCCGCATTCACAGCAGACGACCTTCTCCGGGCAACACCTGAACTTGCAGACCATGCAAACATCCGTGGAGAAGCCATACTCAACATACTCAGTGAAAACATGAAACCTGACTACTGGATAAAATCAGCACGATCCGTGGCAGATGAGATAACTGGCGGTGCAGATGGTGTTGTGATTGCCCATGGAACAGATACCATGCACTACACAGCAGCAGCCCTCAGCTTCATGCTGGAAACACCGGTTCCAGTTGTCATAACAGGTGCTCAGAGAAGTTCGGACAGGCCGTCATCAGATGCATTCTGGAATCTCATGGCATCAGTTGCAGCAGCCAAATCCGACGTTGCAGAGGTCACAGTTTGCATGCACGCAACAGAGGATGATTCATATGCCTACCTCCACAGGGGAACCAAGGTCAGGAAGATGCACACATCACGAAGGGACACCTTCCGCAGCATAAACACCCAGCCAATAGCCAAGATCCAGGAAAACAGGGTTAAGATCCAGCCAAACGTGGATTACAGAAAACGTGGAGAAACTGAAGTGGAACTCAGGGACGAACTCGAATCAAAGGTGGCCTTCATAAAGAGCTACCCTGGTATTTCAGGGGAGATCCTGGATTACCACGTGGACAAGGGCTACAAGGGAATAGTTCTCGAGGGAACGGGACTGGGGCACTGTCCAGACTACCTCATACCCTCAGTTGAAAGGGCAGCAGACAGCGGAATACCAGTTGTAATGAGCTCCCAGTGTCTTTACGGAAGGGTGAACATGAACGTCTACAGCACAGGCAGAAGGCTTGTATCCGCAGGTGTCATATCTGCAGGGGACATGCTGCCTGAAACAGCCTATGTAAAGCTCATCTGGGCCCTGGGTCAGACAGACAACCTTGAAGAGGTGAGGAAGATCATGCAGACCAACCTCAGGGGTGAGATGGAGGATCTCTCATCAAGGGATTACTTCCTACTCTAA
- the gatE gene encoding Glu-tRNA(Gln) amidotransferase subunit GatE translates to MDYEKLGLKMGLEIHQQLNTSQKLFCPCPCELQDKKPEYKLLRTLRPTQSELGKIDRAAYEESRRKLQFTYEAYKHDTCLVESDEEPPHTLNSEALEIALTLSSLLNMAVVDEFHTMRKQVIDGSNTGGFQRTGLVATEGYMDTEHGRVKIENLCLEEDAARRIGQKKGHVVFRLDRLGIPLVEITTDPSMKHPEQVRDVAYQLGQVLRSTNVKRGLGTIRQDLNISIREGARVEIKGVQDLDLMPTMVENEVTRQIKLIEIRDELQRRDAEVLDEIFDVKELFQETGSKIIARALEKGSVLAIKLKGFAGLIGVEVQPGRRFGTELAGYAKKMGVSGIFHTDELPAYGVTEEEVTSVRKFLDMNEKDAFILVADEDEKARNALLEVIRRAKTAAVEVPEETRKAKDDANTEYLRPLPTASRMYVETDIPLQIIDREYLEDIRSNLPELPDEKEARIIQEYSLSQDLAHQLVRRNRADDFEKVMALTSVDSTTVASTFAYTIKELKRDGKDISRLDIECLKNTFELVSEDKITKEAVQEVLVGVCDGESSPEEAAKNLNLMMLSDDDVEKIISEIVASQSKMVEERGMGAMGPLMGMAMKELKGKADGKLVNKLLRDKIQNIK, encoded by the coding sequence ATGGATTATGAAAAATTAGGCCTTAAAATGGGTCTTGAAATACACCAGCAGCTTAACACATCACAAAAACTCTTCTGTCCATGTCCATGTGAATTGCAGGACAAAAAGCCAGAATACAAACTCTTAAGGACTTTAAGGCCCACACAGAGCGAACTTGGAAAGATAGACAGGGCAGCCTATGAGGAATCCCGGAGGAAGCTCCAGTTCACATATGAAGCATACAAACATGACACATGCCTGGTTGAATCGGATGAAGAACCACCACACACCCTGAACAGTGAAGCCCTTGAAATAGCTCTCACACTGTCCTCACTTCTTAACATGGCTGTTGTTGATGAGTTCCACACCATGAGAAAGCAGGTGATAGATGGAAGTAACACTGGGGGCTTCCAGAGAACAGGACTGGTTGCAACGGAGGGTTACATGGACACGGAGCACGGGCGGGTTAAAATTGAAAACCTCTGTCTTGAAGAGGATGCAGCAAGAAGGATAGGTCAGAAAAAGGGGCATGTTGTCTTCAGACTGGACAGACTTGGAATTCCCCTGGTTGAGATAACAACAGATCCTTCCATGAAACACCCAGAACAGGTCAGAGATGTTGCATACCAATTGGGGCAGGTTTTAAGGAGTACAAATGTTAAAAGAGGGCTTGGAACCATACGCCAGGACCTTAACATATCCATAAGAGAAGGAGCCCGTGTGGAGATCAAGGGTGTTCAGGACCTGGACCTCATGCCAACCATGGTTGAAAATGAGGTTACACGCCAGATAAAACTCATTGAAATAAGGGACGAACTCCAGAGGCGAGATGCAGAGGTTCTTGATGAAATATTTGATGTTAAGGAACTCTTCCAGGAGACAGGATCCAAGATCATAGCCAGGGCACTGGAGAAGGGCAGTGTTCTTGCAATAAAGCTGAAGGGATTTGCAGGACTCATTGGAGTTGAGGTTCAGCCTGGAAGACGCTTCGGAACAGAACTTGCAGGATACGCTAAGAAGATGGGGGTTTCAGGAATATTCCACACAGACGAACTTCCAGCCTATGGAGTAACCGAGGAAGAGGTTACATCAGTCCGGAAGTTCCTGGATATGAATGAGAAAGATGCATTTATCCTGGTGGCAGATGAGGATGAGAAGGCAAGAAATGCACTCCTTGAAGTTATAAGAAGGGCAAAAACAGCAGCAGTTGAGGTTCCAGAGGAAACAAGAAAGGCCAAGGATGATGCCAACACAGAGTACCTCAGACCACTGCCAACTGCAAGCAGGATGTACGTTGAAACAGACATACCCCTGCAGATCATAGACAGGGAATACCTTGAGGACATAAGATCCAACCTTCCAGAACTTCCAGACGAGAAGGAGGCAAGGATCATCCAGGAGTACAGTTTAAGCCAGGACCTTGCACACCAGCTCGTGAGGAGGAACAGGGCAGACGACTTTGAGAAGGTGATGGCATTAACATCTGTTGATTCAACAACAGTGGCATCAACCTTCGCCTACACCATCAAGGAACTCAAACGTGATGGAAAGGACATCTCAAGACTAGACATTGAATGCCTTAAAAACACCTTTGAACTGGTTTCAGAGGATAAGATAACCAAAGAAGCAGTTCAGGAAGTACTTGTTGGTGTCTGTGATGGTGAGTCCTCTCCAGAGGAAGCAGCAAAGAACCTGAACCTTATGATGCTCTCAGATGATGATGTTGAGAAAATAATCAGTGAAATAGTTGCATCTCAGAGTAAAATGGTTGAGGAACGTGGAATGGGTGCAATGGGCCCTCTCATGGGCATGGCCATGAAAGAGCTCAAGGGTAAAGCCGACGGCAAACTCGTGAATAAACTTTTGAGGGATAAAATACAGAATATAAAGTAG
- a CDS encoding TIM barrel protein: protein MTYVKFGPAGRPVDYKGNANMACSYIRSIGLDAYEYQATYGVKISEKSALELKEDSKKSDVMVSMHAPYYVNLSSNKDDVVERSIQRLVQAASASEWMGAYRTVFHPGFYTTYTHEEAMERCKKSITLIQEELESQGVKDYNLAPETTGKKSQLGSLDEVIEICRSFDHVEPTVDFAHVHARNNGCIKERDDYSRIFQKLEDELGLKTLHSHFTSIEYTDKGERKHHTLMEEDYGPPLEPLMEVVAENGWNITLICETPLRDRDALVMKGIYEGISGEDKTL from the coding sequence ATGACTTACGTTAAATTCGGACCGGCAGGAAGGCCTGTGGACTACAAAGGCAATGCAAACATGGCCTGCAGCTACATAAGATCCATAGGCCTGGATGCCTACGAGTACCAGGCAACCTACGGAGTGAAAATATCAGAAAAATCTGCATTGGAACTTAAAGAAGATTCAAAGAAGAGTGATGTGATGGTTTCAATGCACGCACCATACTACGTGAATTTATCTTCCAACAAGGATGATGTGGTTGAAAGGTCAATCCAGAGGCTGGTGCAGGCAGCCAGTGCCTCCGAGTGGATGGGGGCCTACAGAACGGTGTTCCACCCTGGTTTTTACACAACCTACACCCATGAAGAGGCAATGGAGCGCTGCAAAAAATCCATAACCCTTATACAGGAAGAACTGGAATCACAGGGAGTCAAGGACTACAACCTGGCCCCTGAAACAACGGGTAAAAAGTCACAGCTTGGAAGCCTGGACGAGGTCATAGAGATCTGTAGGTCCTTCGACCATGTGGAACCCACAGTGGACTTCGCACATGTCCATGCAAGAAACAACGGCTGCATAAAGGAGAGGGATGATTACAGCAGGATATTCCAGAAACTTGAAGATGAGCTGGGCCTTAAAACCCTTCACAGCCACTTCACAAGTATAGAGTACACAGATAAGGGTGAGCGGAAGCATCACACCCTCATGGAAGAGGATTACGGCCCACCACTGGAACCCCTCATGGAGGTTGTTGCTGAGAACGGCTGGAACATCACCCTGATATGCGAAACACCCCTCAGGGACAGGGATGCCCTGGTTATGAAGGGGATTTATGAGGGGATTTCAGGTGAGGATAAAACTTTATAA
- a CDS encoding 4Fe-4S dicluster domain-containing protein, which yields MSEKIQKKEPYPVINTLECKACGRCILACRKGVLKMSDDINERGYRYAVYKGEGCTGCGDCYYTCPEPLAVEVHIPKKDEEKDKEDKGRETKWQRSSLREIRPL from the coding sequence ATGTCTGAAAAGATTCAAAAAAAGGAACCGTATCCTGTTATCAACACTCTGGAATGCAAGGCATGTGGAAGATGTATCTTAGCATGCAGAAAAGGCGTTTTAAAGATGAGTGATGATATCAATGAAAGAGGATACCGTTACGCAGTTTACAAGGGTGAAGGCTGTACAGGCTGTGGTGATTGTTACTACACCTGCCCAGAACCCCTTGCAGTAGAGGTACATATACCTAAAAAGGATGAAGAAAAGGATAAAGAAGATAAGGGGAGGGAAACTAAATGGCAACGCAGCTCGTTAAGGGAAATACGGCCGTTATAA